Proteins from a single region of Fundidesulfovibrio putealis DSM 16056:
- a CDS encoding NADH-quinone oxidoreductase subunit B: protein MAQAHPIVPRADEVLPPRLDFALPAQVFDLCRSMSLWPMTFGLACCAIEMMAVTMPRFDLSRFGAEVFRPSPRQSDLMIVAGTVTRKMATALVTLYEQMPAPKYVLAMGNCAVSGGPFKYPGQYALIEGVDNLVPVDIYVPGCPPRPEALMEGIFRLQQKITGRRFWPTPALVEED from the coding sequence ATGGCCCAGGCGCATCCAATAGTCCCGCGCGCGGACGAGGTCCTGCCCCCGAGGCTCGATTTCGCGCTCCCCGCGCAGGTCTTCGACCTCTGCCGGTCCATGTCGCTGTGGCCCATGACCTTCGGTCTGGCCTGCTGCGCCATCGAGATGATGGCCGTGACAATGCCCCGCTTCGACCTGTCGCGCTTCGGTGCGGAAGTCTTCCGGCCCTCGCCGCGCCAGAGCGACCTGATGATCGTGGCCGGGACCGTCACCCGCAAGATGGCCACGGCCCTGGTGACCCTCTACGAGCAGATGCCCGCCCCAAAGTACGTGCTGGCCATGGGCAACTGCGCCGTGTCCGGCGGGCCTTTCAAGTATCCGGGGCAGTACGCCCTGATTGAGGGCGTGGACAATCTGGTGCCCGTGGACATCTACGTGCCCGGCTGCCCTCCCCGCCCCGAAGCCCTGATGGAGGGCATCTTCCGCCTGCAGCAGAAGATCACCGGTCGCCGCTTCTGGCCCACCCCGGCCCTGGTGGAGGAAGACTGA